Proteins from a genomic interval of Bos mutus isolate GX-2022 chromosome 15, NWIPB_WYAK_1.1, whole genome shotgun sequence:
- the JRKL gene encoding jerky protein homolog-like, giving the protein MSGKRKRVVLTIKDKLDIIKKLEDGGSSKQLAVIYGIGETTVRDIRKNKEKIITYASSSDSTSLLAKRKSMKPSMYEELDKAMLEWFNQQRAKGNPVSGPICAKRAEFFFYALGMDGDFNPSAGWLTRFKQRHSIREINIRNERLSGDETAVEDFCSNFRDYIERENLQPEQIYNADETGLFWKCLPSRTSVIRGKCTVPGHKSMEERVTIMCCANATGLHKLKLCVVGKAKKPRSFKSTDTSNLPVSYFSQKGAWMDLSIFRQWFDKIFVPQVREHLRSKGLQEKAVLLLDNSPTHPNENVLRSDDGQIFAKYLPPNVASLIQPLNQGVIATMKRNYRARLLQNNLEEGNDLRSFWKKLTLLDALYEIAMAWNLVKPVTISRAWKKILPTIEEKEGLDFDEEDISVAAIATILQHTKGLENVPTENIEKWLEVDSTEPGYEVLTDSEIIKRAQGHTDESSENEEEEIELIPEKHINHAAALQWTENLLDYLEQQGDMILPDRLVIRKLRATIRNKQKMANSSQ; this is encoded by the coding sequence ATGTCAGGGAAACGGAAGCGTGTGGTGTTGACCATTAAAGATAAGCTTGATATAATAAAGAAACTTGAAGATGGAGGTTCTTCCAAACAACTGGCAGTGATTTATGGAATTGGTGAAACGACCGTTCGAGAtataaggaaaaataaggaaaagatcaTAACTTACGCAAGCAGTTCAGACTCCACAAGTCTTCTGGCTAAGAGGAAATCTATGAAACCATCCATGTATGAGGAACTGGACAAAGCGATGCTAGAATGGTTCAACCAGCAAAGAGCAAAAGGGAATCCCGTGTCTGGACCAATTTGTGCAAAAAGGGCAGAATTCTTCTTTTATGCTTTGGGAATGGATGGTGATTTTAACCCCTCTGCTGGTTGGTTAACTCGTTTTAAGCAGCGGCACAGCATTAGAGAGATCAATATTAGAAACGAAAGATTAAGTGGAGATGAGACTGCTGTGGAGGATTTTTGCAGCAACTTTCGAGACTATATTGAACGAGAGAATTTGCAGCCCGAGCAAATCTACAATGCAGATGAAACTGGACTGTTTTGGAAATGCCTGCCTTCCAGGACTTCGGTAATCAGAGGTAAATGCACAGTCCCTGGGCACAAGTCAATGGAAGAAAGAGTCACTATCATGTGTTGTGCCAATGCAACAGGTTTACACAAACTTAAGCTTTGTGTTGTGGGGAAAGCAAAGAAACCTCGCTCCTTCAAGTCAACTGACACCTCAAACCTGCCAGTCTCTTATTTCAGCCAAAAAGGCGCATGGATGGATCTTTCCATTTTCCGACAGTGGTTTGATAAGATCTTTGTGCCCCAAGTTCGAGAGCACTTAAGATCCAAAGGGTTGCAAGAAAAGGCTGTACTCTTGTTGGATAATTCACCAACACATCCAAATGAAAACGTCCTCAGGTCAGATGATGgccaaatatttgctaaatatttaCCACCTAATGTGGCTTCGTTGATTCAGCCCTTGAATCAGGGAGTCATAGCTACAATGAAGAGAAACTACCGAGCACGTCTTCTCCAGAACAACTTGGAAGAAGGCAATGACCTGAGATCATTCTGGAAGAAGCTAACTCTACTAGATGCACTTTATGAAATAGCAATGGCATGGAATTTAGTAAAGCCAGTTACCATCAGCAGAGCATGGAAGAAGATTCTCCCTACCATAGAGGAGAAAGAAGGCCTGGACTTTGATGAAGAAGATATCTCAGTGGCTGCCATCGCTACCATTTTACAACACACCAAAGGATTGGAAAATGTGCCTACTGAGAACATTGAAAAATGGCTTGAAGTGGACAGTACTGAACCAGGCTATGAAGTCTTAACTGACAGCGAAATCATCAAAAGagcacaaggtcacacagatgaATCCAGTGAAAATGAGGAAGAGGAAATAGAACTGATTCCAGAGAAACATATTAATCATGCAGCTGCTCTTCAATGGACTGAAAATTTATTGGATTATCTAGAACAACAAGGTGATATGATTCTGCCTGATAGACTGGTGATTCGTAAACTTCGAGCCACcatcagaaataaacaaaagatgGCAAACTCAAGTCAGTAA